The window CAGATAACATAGATATATATCCGAATAAATAAGCTTTTAAAATAAGACACAGTCGTGCGGGTTGGTGGCTACTGTAACCACTCCCGGCCAGCTAGTAATTTATCAGTTGTCCAAACTTATATCAGATCCTAGGTATTTTGTCAGTTATAAAACTTAAGCTTTTCAATTTATACTGActtcatattatttaattttgttgacTAGTTATATATTGATGATCTATACGGACCCCGTCCTTCTCATAATATACCAAACGTTTGTATATTATCTTAGCTTAAACACATATATAAGAAACTTCAGCTGGGTGTTCTCTACTTAAACTATTGAAAAAATGGATATTATGTGTATCAATTTAttattccctctgtcccattatACATGTTCTTTCTAAGAAAAAATGTTTGTCCTAAATTACATGGctccctcttttttttttttataaaaaagcatcaattcattaattaaaagccatacggcatctacaaatacaattgaaattggacagacgctgaaaaatatcgctgttgaatccttTCTTCTTGGAGAGGCAATTAAGCGAtttgaatatttgaatatacacacttgtttccatctgattggCTTTCACCTGAATGACCATAGATGCGATCTCATAATAACCTTCAAAacctgaatcaaacccatgaaaatcatACCGATCTATAACTTCGGTCATATATgaagaacatcaaaacacaccaaattaaaacaaaacaaaccaactctcacaagaaggagagattaacaaaatccaaataaattgagaacttattgaattgataaataagatttcaaaacaagaaaataaaaaaaaggaattgGGCTTCCCACCGGTGAAAACTGATGGAAGCCCCCTCAAAAATCTTTGATGGAACCTAGGGttttgagagagagggagagagggcgCTGAGGAGACGAAGTGATACATGTCTCCCTCTTATTTCAGCATAAATTTATCTCTATATTTATTGTTACATTTTTGAAACTCGATttcattctcatttctcaatacgctaaatctctatatttattctgatttttttaaaactcaactTTGTTCTCACTTCTTAACGcgctaattaatgatacatgacataaaattatatctaatcatcctttttcttaatatgagtaatttttttaaatgaaacaTGTATGATGGGACGGAGTATATGCATGATCCTCGAAGCGGCAGGCACTTTCAGAAATGTTAAGATTTTAGCAGACTTGTTGCATGGTTACATGCATACGTGTTACATGTAAATATAAAGTTGTATGATCCCACAGATCTTATATGTGCAATGactgttactccctccgtcccggtcaatagtatacattgggggacgggggcgcggcacggactttaatgcttcaatatagtatagttctgtaaattatttttaaaattttctttttctgtataaaagtataacatttatacttttatacaaaaaaagaaaatcttaaaaataagttgtagaactatgttttataagtgccttaaaaagcgtgtcgagcagtgaaaaagaaacgtatacaattgactggacagagggagtactccACATATCTGTTGGACCTGCAACCTGATTAGTACGTGCAACTAACAAGTGTCACAACGGGACTTTCggtttatatttttacaaaggAGCTTAGTATGCACACATCTAATTTAATTAGGGATATAAAACAAGTGTCGATAGGTAGCTAGgtggaatatatattatgtagttCATATTTGTATTATTGGTGGTATGATGAGTTGATAATGATAGTTGATTGAGTCTATGTTCTCATTGGAGAGGAATGAGGTTAACCAATCGATTTGGTGGGTAAAATTGGTTGAAGGTGGTTGGACAAGCTAGCTAAAGATTTTACTTTGCATGTTTAGTACGGCTGCACCTTGCTCGATCTTCTGTATTATTATTTGTAGTAATACCCATATTTGTTACATTTTTTATAGGAAAACAGGATATAACTGACCACTTAAAACCGACCGCACCAAAAGCGTAgccataaaaccgaccgacggaCACGTGGTCAGTTATACATCGTCAAAGTAACAAAACGACACGTTCTGTGTGACGTGGCAACAAGTAAAACCGGCCGTGAACGCTGGTCGGTTATGAGTATGACATGGCACAGGCATAATCGACCGTCCTTTGTGGTATTCATGGTCGGTTATGTGTTctatgaaaaaataataataagttaatttaaataaaactgaTCGTCGTAATTATATACAAATCCAGAAAATCGACTGTCTTCTTGAAGCAACGGTCAGTTATGAGTCGGTCGGTTACACAAACCTGGAAACCGTACTGGGCTAAACCCAACCATGTCATAACCGACCGTGTATGAAGGTTTGACCACGATCGGTTTTAGATCTGGTGAACAGAAAATAAAAAGGACATAACCGACCATTGTCTATGATTGGTTATCCAGTTCAGTTCTGACGTGGGTTGACATCTGTTGCCACGTGGTCACAGGTGTCAAAAAATAGGACCACATTTCTGAGAATCCAAATTCGCATAACCGACCACCTATACGGTCGATTATAACTGTTAAACACGACCAATTTGCATAACCGACCATGATTAGCGGTCGGTTTTAGctttataaccgaccgatttctGTTATAACCGACCATATATtgtggtcggttttgacctaTTTTCCTATAGTGTTACATACTGTTTACTGACtagcatcttttttttttatataattactgACTAGCATCTTGTTTGCGTTGATTAAAGCATTTTCGATATGAACTGAAAAATATCGGtgtatataataaattagaaGTTGATTTAAAGTTAGAAATAAGTTATAAGCTTACCTATTTTTCGACAATATTTTCAATAATTGGttaataaaactaaatttattcattcaaataaataatctatcaatttatatctttaataattcataacttatctataatataaaattagtgGTAATTTAAATGGCTAACTTTATCACTACAAAGGTTCAGGGGCCGCTCTGCGGTTGAATATATACCCTCTCCATCTCAGCAGGGTTTTTAGGTTACTTTTTGACATGCATTtcgagactcttataaaatatagttttataatattttttttttaaaattttattatcctaaataaaagtttgacatttaagtttaaacttttattcacaaacaaaaaaattaaaaaacgtaaattatattttataggagtttCAAAATAACTGCAAAGAGTGCACGTAAATAACCTGCCGTCAAGCAGGGAGtaaagtatttaatatttttattcgagTAGGCATTTGCTTAATTTTGCATTTTGTTTGTAGAAATCAATTAGCCACCTGGCGACTGAACTTTACATCTACTCGACAAACTCTCGGCAGACATTCTGAAATCCTAAAACATAACAAATATGTGATGAAGGCGGCAAAAAGAAAGTCCTATCAACCATCTTTGTCAAAGTGTTAGCTGTAATAATCAAGATAAAAACAAAGACTAATTAATTACTAGTAATCTATGTCTGCTTCTTCTTCAAGTTAGATGTTTAGATATACCAGCAAACACAACCATTTTGGTATATACATTGCTTCATTCCTTCCGTACTTACACCGGATCGACCCTCATTTCTTCTCTTGGTTTCTTAGCTCATCCACAGAGAAGGATTAAATGGAGGAGAATCTTCCTCCGGGGTTCAGGTTTCATCCAACAGATGAAGAACTGATCACTTATTATCTAGGTCAGAAGGTGTCTGATTTTGGTTTTACTTCGAGAGCAATTACAGATGTCGACCTCAATAAATCTGAACCATGGGATCTTCCAGGTATAGCTAGCTTAGTTTTCTCCACactcatacacacacatacatggtATGTTTTACCATCAATAATACTAGCTCCAACCATTTAATTCATCTTTTGCCAAcacttatattattaattcagGTGTACTTCATGCAAATTCTTGTGTCATACTTGGTCGAGATGAATGTAAATGAagggaatgaaatgaaattaatttaaactatATTACGGCTCGAATCTTCCCGCTTTGTCAAAGAATGCTACAATCTCAATTATTCTTATTTTCTATCCAAATCTCATTTCATAGAAACTGCTTCCAATTTTGAAGTCTTCCCTCGCCtcctaaaaatttattatcCACATTTATCAATACCGACACAATTGGTTGGGATTGTAGTGTCGTCGACATTATATAAACCCGACACTGTTAGGAAATCTACAACAACATTCCTTTTTACGTGTGTTTTTGAATCGACgcatttaatattttgtatcgcTGTGTTAATAGACGCAGTAGGCTCTACAAGGAAATTTACGTAAGTCAAATAGGTTAGAAGATCAGAATTGATCTAATTAACGATGCCGTGGATTTCAATAAACCTGTGCGAAAATATTAAGTTCTTCGATTAATCGATTTGGTTCGGCTATAAAAATTGTAGACAAAGCTTCAATGGGAGAGAAGGAATGGTATTTCTTCAGCTTGAGGGACAGAAAGTACCCGACAGGGCTGCGAACAAATCGCGCTACAGAAGCTGGATACTGGAAGACGACAGGGAAAGACAAGGAGATATATCATGGCAGTTCATCGGTGTTGATTGGGATGAAGAAAACTCTGGTGTTTTACATGGGAAGAGCTCCCAAGGGCGAGAAAACCAACTGGGTGATGCATGAATATCGACTTGAGAACAAGCAGGCTTTTAAACCCGCGAAGGTAACTATTCACAATTATCTATTCTCTCCGCCCCGCAGGTTTTTATGTTAACTATTAGTACGCATTTTGAGGTTCccataaagtatagtttcataatatttttttaatcttttattcctgaataaaagtttgatgttcaaaattatattcaaattaaaattataattaaaaaacgtTATTGAACTATAAGATGCTCAAAATGCGgtgcaaacagtgaacataAACAACGTTCCGGcacaaaatacgtgcaaacattGAACATAAACGACGTGCTGGCATGGagagagggagtaataaataattctaacatatatattgattattgagaCTACTTGGaactaattatatttgaatttttaatctATCTTTCAGGAAGAATGGGTGGTGTGTAGGATCTTCCAAAAGACCTCAGCAATGAAGAAACCACAGCAAACAGCATCGTCACCACAATCTTTGGATTCACCAAACTGTGACACTAACGCCATCATAAACGAATTCGGAGACTTTGAGCACTTACCTAACCTAAACAATGTTGCGAATTCGTCGACTCAACATATTAACACCGGCGCCAATAACAACAACGTTCTCTACAACACTGACCTTAACAACATGGCCACTATCACCTCATGGAATGCCGCTTGTGAAGCAGCTAATAGCTTGCTTCCATCACTCTCCTGGCCTTCGAGCCTGTTAAACTCGAACCTATCAGTGAACTCATTGCTTCTCAAGGCATTACAATTGAGGAGTTACCAGCCAAGGGAAATTAGTAGTACAAGTAATAGCATGGACTATGCAGCACTGATGCCACAAGGATTGATGCCTGCTTTCGGAAATGATCATCTTTTCTCTTCCAACTTGGCAGCTTCTACTTCTACTAGTAGGGTAGATAATTCTGTGCAGCAGCAAGAGCCGAATCAGCAGCAGGAGCAACCATTTAATTTGGACTCCATTTGGTGAGCAATTAAGTACTCATGATTATTCGAATTTAGGGTCCTGACTTAACTCTCCTTCCATCCATTGTAATTTAAATGTTGAGTGTAGGCTCATACCACAAAAGTAAGTGTTTTTGTGGTAAAATAACTGTTTGAGCTGCTCAGTTTCCATGTTTATATTAACCATCTATAAATCAATAATTGCTATATTAATTAGTAGAGCTTTTGTTTATTTCTTTCATTTCAATCCATAAACTATGTCTATCGTTAAAACCGGTTCACAAAACATTCTTCTGGTTTATGAACCAgaactaaaacaaaatcatcTCAGCAACTatataatatttcttaaatttGGAACATCATCGGAACTTCGGGTTTACTTTTTTATTCGATTCAAGCGGAGTTTATCGGATACGAGAGTTAATcgttcttcttgtggtttcgaCTGTTAAcatagtttttttattttcgtTTGTTTCAGTTTGCTTTTATTTCGATTTGTGATCATTTGTATTTTTTAGGAATTGTTTTCTCTCCTTGGTCGGAGTTTTatttttcgcttcttaattgtaagtgTAAGCGGGGTCTTGATTTGttgatgaaagtttgtatgaAATCACAGTTCTGGTTGATAAGtcaaacgatagctctatcAGGGTATGATGAAGTGGGTACCAGTAATTCACTGAGAATGTATAAAGCGgatacttgtatttgtatatacatattcttcaaaatatcatttAACTGTCTTTTTATGAAAAtgcaatttactgtttgttcAACTCGATCATtgatgtagatgccgtatgactttttattattattattagattaacatctttgtttcaaaaaaatcatctaACAAATAAAACTTTGTAATTGTTAATTCATTCAATAAAATTCTACAAATACAATAATTTATTCCTTTTATAagaattgaaatattttttaactcaaaaaatatatatttattgtttatgaattaatattattaattagtttaattaaattatgataaatCACATGAAATTTAATTAGCACGAATAACTAGTTAATTTGCACAATATCCTTAATcttcaaaaaaattagtttgtatctatatataattatatatataataattaatttgcaTAGATTTTATGTTATTGTTGTGTATATCGTGTTTAAAATGTAGAACTCCCAACTCCTCTACGAAGCTAGACCCCATGTTTCCAACAATTACTCTGTAGTTCGCACATGTAAATCTCCATCAACTAATCATCCGTAAAACTCTCTTCTTCAAACACCCTTTTTATTTTCTCAACAGTTTTGCTCATCTTATCACCATTTCTATAGGCtcgtaaatataaaaataccatACCTTCcgcattaaataaaaaattatcagtATCCACCCatatatataaatgcatttcTACCACTCCTAGTTTCATCATTATATATAGTCATTTCATGTCATCAAATCTGATGCTCCAGTACCAAAAGGAAGATACAAAACACAAACTCTAACCCTAGCTCTCCTGCTCTTCACTCATATGCATCTATCTGTGTTAGATTCATATAAGTTTTTAGGCCCGACTGTTTCGAAATCATGAGTCCTGCGGCATTTAGTAACAATCATGCAAAAAAAGAGACTTATGCAAACATGTGCCCATTATCTCCCCTTAAAATCAACAAAGATTcccatttcatcaaaaaatcaccTTCTACATCATCAACCTCATCATCAACAATAGCAAACTGCACTCCTGCAGCTCCAAAGCCGCAGCAACGACATCCGGTAATCATTTACACACATTCACCAAAGGTCATCCACACACATCCGCGTGATTTCATGGCATTGGTTCAGAAGCTGACAGGTCTTTCACAGTCCAAGGAGGATCAAGCAGCTGCAAAAAACCCGAAAAGTGAGCCAGGCAACGAAAACAAGGGGGATCACCCTAATAAAGGTATGATGATTAATGATGACAATGAATCAACATCAGTGATTACAGATGAGAATGGGAGCAATTCAATGGGAGATGGACAGGTTAATTCATGTTTTGTGCCTCCAATTTTTGATCCTCCGAATCCTGGTTTTAACAATATCCCGATTTTTACGCCAACGTCTTATGATTTGTTGTGCTCATCTCAGCCTTATTATAACTTTCATCATGATCCCATGTTTCTTATGCCAACAATGAGGAACTCTATCTCATCTTCAACATTGGACGGATTTAAGGACTTTCCAGATTTTCAATAATCGGGTCCATTTACAAAgcattttattcatttaaagactaataattttttgtatcgACATTCAAATTGTTTGTTTCGAGGGATTTCAGTTCTTTAGGTAAGAGTTTGGAATAATTATGCAAGTTATagattatattttgaatataacactataaaatactttttgtttcttttgttgtGCGTGTTTGTGAGTTCCTAACCAGCTCGATGCCTTCACTACTCAAAATTAGCAATATCGGTGATTTATTTAAAAGATAACTTGAAACTGCCAATTTACCTGCATGGTtgctaataaatttttttgaaatctgattTCTAACAATTCTAGTTTAAGTTTTTCTgctttaattaacttttaagcacttttttttaaaacaaacttTTAAGTACTTGGTTTATTGTTAAGTTAATTAgtatacatttatttatttcaaattgcTTTCGGGCGGAGATGTGAAAggcttaaaaatatttatgttccACTTATATATCATCAAGAAAGTAAATTATTACCTAGTTCCTGAACATTTAGACCGTGTTTCCACTACTACAAAAAAGTGCTTAAGAGACGCTGCTTAGATAACGTTTTTATGATGAGTTATGTAAGTTATTTACTTACATAACGTTTTTCTGAACAAACGCTATGTAAGCATTctgaaaaatacaaataaaagaaaagaaataaacaaGTATAGCGCTTAATAAATGAACGCTATGTAAGTATCAACTTAGATAGCGTTTACTTAAACGTTATGAAAGATAATGTTTTTTaagtaactttaaaatatttataaaaaatttattgacaCTTCAATAACGTTTTTAGAAGCGCTGTCTAGAATAGTGTATCGTAAGTATCAACCTAGATAGCGTTTATTGAAATGCTATGAAAGATAATGTTTTTTAagtaattttcaaatatttatttaaaattattgacACTTCAATAACGTTTTTAGAAATGCTGTTTAAGATAGTGGATTATAAGTAAttaagattatttatatttttttacttaaaCTTAAACAACccatatcaaaatattattttagtgcATAGAATCAAAATAACTTAATTTaggatttattattatataaattatattgtacATTTTAGTTAATCTAGTATGTTATGTCGTGATTTACCTCTGTAACTCACAAAACTAACTTAAATTAATACACTCTTATCTTTATTCAAAATATCTTTATTCAAAAgagaattaaatattatatttttatttaaaaaaattataaaactaaaacaatttaaaactaACTCTAATATGGAGGTTGGGGTATAGTGTGGGTGTGATCATGAGTCTAaccaaaagttaaaaaaataaataatattatttcttttaaatagaataatcaaaaaatatatgtcctatgaattatattttataatatataatacctAAAATTggattcaaaaataaaaataatataaataatatttgaaactaaaataaattaataatttcaattttatatataatatatccagctaaaattatatttagaaactaaaataatcatatttcaagtaaaactaatcataaaaataaattctatttaataaaatttaaaatatcaaaaacttatatacaactaaaatataaatataaatatttatatttatgatataaattaattaataaatctaTATGTGTATTGGGTCttaaactaattaataattatatttcaacTAATTAAAAGTGTAAGTGTTTTTTTTGAAGGCTGAACATGTACTTCAGCGACACAACAGAGCGCACAACAAAACAGAGCATGCTCATACAGTTTCTTTCGACGTTTCTCTGCATTACTCTCTACTGCCAGCATCATAATTAGGGTTTCTTGGTCTCTCTTATCAAACTAAAGGCACTAAACAGGTATTACTTCTTAAATTAGGTATCCCAATTAGGTATTAAACTACTTTCTCTTTCATAATATTCATTGATATGTGCTCTTATTGTTGTGTCCACTATAATACACTTGCAAAAATATGACTAGAATGTTGGATTGGTAGACGACAATGTGATAAAGTAACTTATTATATCATCCAGGCACATCGGCTGCATATATAGGTTTTGTATTCTATatgttttgtatttatattgtcGATTTGTGTATGTATTTTATCATGTTGTATAGTCATCTGTTTCTCATTCTACCTCACTGCCTTAGTGTCTGAGTAACATCTCCTTAAGATTTTCTCAACTTTTTACAGTAATTCTCTTAGTCTGCTTCATTTTTATAACTTCAATTAAAGTATTTAGCAAGATGTTTAGTTTGATGACTAGCCCTTCAGAGGTGTTTGGTAATTTTGGAGGCCctgaaacaatatatatatatatatatatatatatatatatatatatatatatatatatatatatatatatatatatgttgttaaTACATTGAAAAGATTGTAATCTCTATTTTTGTATATACTATTGTTGTTTACTGGTACAAGAaggattctattttttttttattctcttcCCTGccttatttttgtttttcaggttatattttattactattttaatgGATCGAAATTGGGTAAAAGCACCTCGGTTGTCACAAGAATATAGGAATGGGGTGAAGGAGTTTTGTAATCATGTAGCTCAGTATGCAAAGGATAGCAGATTCATTTTATGCCCATGTCAGAAATTCTTAAATATTGTAGAAGTTGATGGTGTCGACAAGTTGAATGAACACTTAATGTGCCACGGTATTGAAAGAACTTATACGTGTTGGACATATCATGGTGAAAGGAAAGGAAGAAGTGACCAAAGTaatatgaatttaaattatcaatttaTAAATAGAGGGGATGCCAGGGGGGAGGCCGATGAGACTACAAACACTGGTGGCAGTGACTCTAATTCTagtgataaaaaaataaccctGGAGTATTCAATGAAGAGTTACGTGATCATCCTGATATGCATGACAAACTGAAGGATGATGCTGCGCTACCATTATGGCCTGGGTGTAAGAAGGCTTCTAAATTATCAGTTGTGTTGACTTTGTACAACTTAAAAGTTGGACATCAAGTTTCTGATGCTTTCTTTACGGAGATGCTCACAGCTGTTAGTGAACTCTTGCCAGATGACAACGTCCTCCCGCGTAGAACTTATGAGGCTAAACAGATGCTCAAATCCATTGGATTAGTACATGAACGGATTCATGCTTGTCCTAATGATTGTATTCTATATCGAAAAGAGTATGCAACGTTTGATGAATGTCCAAAATGTGGATTAAAACGTTATAAGACTAACAATTCTCCCGCAAAGGTCATGTGGTACTTTCCTATATTACCCAGACTCAGAAGATTGTATGCTAGTGTTGAAGATGCTAAAAATTTAACGTGGCATCAGGATGGTAGAACTAAAGATGGGATGTTGAGACACCCCGCTGATTCACCTCAATGGAAGACATTCGATGATACATATAAGGATTTTGGGAATGAACCAAGGAATCTTCGTCTAGCACTTTCAACTGATGGAATGAACCCTTATCGTCTTCAAAGTAGTTCTCACAGTACATGGCCTGTGATTTTAATGATCTATAACTTAGCACCGTGGCTTTGTATGAAGCGCAAATATATGATGATGTCTATTTTGATATCAGGTCCTATACAACCTGGTAACGACATTGATGTATACTTGGCACCATTAGTCGAGGACTTGAAGCTATTGTGGGAAGAGGGAATTGAAGTATATGATGCACACAGAAAAGACCAATTTAGATTAAAGGCCATGTTATTCAGAACAATAAGTGATTTTCCCGCTTATGGCAATCTTTCCCGGTATAGTGTGAAATGCTATTATGCATGTCCTTTGTGTGGTGAGGAGACTGATCATATCCGATTGAAACATTGTAAAAAGTGTGTTTATATGGGGCACAGGCGATGGTTGCCCTCAGACCATCCGTATAGAACTATGCCATTAGCATTTAATGGTGAAGTTGAAGAACGAGGTGCTCCTCCTATATTATCAGGTGATGAAGTTTGGAAAGAGCTTGAAAACCTAGACATCCCATTTGGTAAAGAATTTGCGAAGGATATTCCTACTAGGGGCTGGAAGAAGCGTTCAATTTTCTTTGAATTGAGTTATTGGAAGGACCTCTATGTAAGACATTTTATCGATCTCATGCATGTGCAGAGAAATGTTTTTGACAGCCTAATTGGCACCATGCTTGGTGTCCCGGGTAAAACTAAAGATGGTCTTAATGCAAGGATGGATATGATGGAGATGGGAATAAGACCAGAGCTAGCCCCTCAGGAAAAACCTGTCAAAAAACCTTATTTACCTCCTGCAGCTCATACTCTGTCTAAGGATGAGAAGAGAGTATTACTGCAAACACTCCATTCCGTTAAGGTGCCAGAAGGATActcatcaaatatcaaaagtctTGTATCTTTGAGTGACATGAAATTAAAGGGTTTGAAATCACATGATTGTCATGTCATCATGGAGAACTTGCTTCCAATTGCTATACGTTCCATTTTGCCAGAAAAAGTACGGAAAACAATCACAAAGTTGTGTTGGTTCTTTAAATCAATGAGTAGCAAAGTCATTGATCCAAGAAGGTTGTCATATCTCCAACGACAAATTGTTGAGACACTTTGTGAGGTTGAAATGTATTTTTCCCCATCTTTTTTCGACATCATGATTCATTTGACCGTGCACCTCATTTATGAAACAAGAATGTGTGGTCCGGCTCGTATGAGATGGATGTATCCAGTCGAGCGATATTTGAAAATCTTGAAAGAATATGTAATGAACATGTCTCGACCAGAGGGTTGCATTGCAGAACGCTATCTAATTGAAGAAGCAATAGAATTTTGGTCAGAATTTATCCCAAATATGGAAGCAATTGGTTTGCCAAGTGACCGTCATAGTGGTAGGATTGATGGTGAAGGTGTTACTGGAGGTCAACAAATTGAGATCAACAATGCACAATGGCGTTAGGTGCACCTTTGTGTTCTACATAACATTGTTGATGTTGTTCCCTATGCAGAATTGCATAGGAAATCTATTAGTGATGAACATCCGGAGAAAGGGGCT of the Daucus carota subsp. sativus chromosome 4, DH1 v3.0, whole genome shotgun sequence genome contains:
- the LOC108218080 gene encoding protein CUP-SHAPED COTYLEDON 1-like codes for the protein MEENLPPGFRFHPTDEELITYYLGQKVSDFGFTSRAITDVDLNKSEPWDLPDKASMGEKEWYFFSLRDRKYPTGLRTNRATEAGYWKTTGKDKEIYHGSSSVLIGMKKTLVFYMGRAPKGEKTNWVMHEYRLENKQAFKPAKEEWVVCRIFQKTSAMKKPQQTASSPQSLDSPNCDTNAIINEFGDFEHLPNLNNVANSSTQHINTGANNNNVLYNTDLNNMATITSWNAACEAANSLLPSLSWPSSLLNSNLSVNSLLLKALQLRSYQPREISSTSNSMDYAALMPQGLMPAFGNDHLFSSNLAASTSTSRVDNSVQQQEPNQQQEQPFNLDSIW
- the LOC108217285 gene encoding VQ motif-containing protein 20-like, encoding MSPAAFSNNHAKKETYANMCPLSPLKINKDSHFIKKSPSTSSTSSSTIANCTPAAPKPQQRHPVIIYTHSPKVIHTHPRDFMALVQKLTGLSQSKEDQAAAKNPKSEPGNENKGDHPNKGMMINDDNESTSVITDENGSNSMGDGQVNSCFVPPIFDPPNPGFNNIPIFTPTSYDLLCSSQPYYNFHHDPMFLMPTMRNSISSSTLDGFKDFPDFQ
- the LOC135152298 gene encoding uncharacterized protein LOC135152298, which produces MHDKLKDDAALPLWPGCKKASKLSVVLTLYNLKVGHQVSDAFFTEMLTAVSELLPDDNVLPRRTYEAKQMLKSIGLVHERIHACPNDCILYRKEYATFDECPKCGLKRYKTNNSPAKVMWYFPILPRLRRLYASVEDAKNLTWHQDGRTKDGMLRHPADSPQWKTFDDTYKDFGNEPRNLRLALSTDGMNPYRLQSSSHSTWPVILMIYNLAPWLCMKRKYMMMSILISGPIQPGNDIDVYLAPLVEDLKLLWEEGIEVYDAHRKDQFRLKAMLFRTISDFPAYGNLSRYSVKCYYACPLCGEETDHIRLKHCKKCVYMGHRRWLPSDHPYRTMPLAFNGEVEERGAPPILSGDEVWKELENLDIPFGKEFAKDIPTRGWKKRSIFFELSYWKDLYVRHFIDLMHVQRNVFDSLIGTMLGVPGKTKDGLNARMDMMEMGIRPELAPQEKPVKKPYLPPAAHTLSKDEKRVLLQTLHSVKVPEGYSSNIKSLVSLSDMKLKGLKSHDCHVIMENLLPIAIRSILPEKVRKTITKLCWFFKSMSSKVIDPRRLSYLQRQIVETLCEVEMYFSPSFFDIMIHLTVHLIYETRMCGPARMRWMYPVERYLKILKEYVMNMSRPEGCIAERYLIEEAIEFWSEFIPNMEAIGLPSDRHSGRIDGEGVTGELHRKSISDEHPEKGANWIEVEHNHTFIDWFNNYVTNELMQNNETISDRVKWLSRGPDSFVYSYKCYLINGYIFYTREHDETSTMQNSGVAITATSIHQSSSDDKDPVLADTTYFGRIQNILELDYVGFRVPVFDGNWVNNTGGVHVEESGFIRVDLSKVGYKDDSFIMATQAQQVFYVTDPVDKKWSIVVLSNKLNNSYQVRDGVDEEHDNIDDPFGELNISTSMDGGDDYECFYFRNDHDDGEYVNPDFHNIHGHERSKSIKTRKRKSKSKKCMYVFLC